Proteins encoded together in one Amblyomma americanum isolate KBUSLIRL-KWMA chromosome 1, ASM5285725v1, whole genome shotgun sequence window:
- the LOC144117770 gene encoding uncharacterized protein LOC144117770 — protein MRKKPCHRQLPFDRNQNDREAAVAGLRQGTGNAQATARPSLQARRVAVMPSGKKDTPEKAFLRHQVKRYAAIHVFTKKKIKRLQQAQRRLQRKVARLSSVIDDLSKNKILIEGNIAALQSLAGSKENLLMRHIVEKTDIIKMA, from the exons ATGCGAAAGAAGCCTTGCCACAGGCAGCTGCCCTTCGACCGCAACCAGAATGATCgcgaagctgca GTGGCCGGCCTAAGACAAGGCACTGGAAATGCACAAGCCACTGCAAGACCGTCTCTGCAAGCCAGGAGGGTTGCAGTCATG CCTTCAGGAAAAAAGGATACCCCCGAAAAGGCGTTCCTGCGTCATCAGGTGAAGCGCTATGCTGCCATCCATGTCTtcaccaaaaagaaaataaaaagactgcAGCAAGCGCAGCGCCGTCTTCAACGCAAGGTTGCTCGCCTTTCAAGTGTGATTGATGATCTATCAAAAAACAAAATTCTGATTGAGGGAAACATTGCTGCACTCCAAAGCCTTGCAGGCTCCAAAGAAAACTTATTGATGCGTCACATCGTGGAAAAAACAG ACATTATCAAAATGGCTTGA